From a region of the Spelaeicoccus albus genome:
- a CDS encoding ABC transporter substrate-binding protein yields the protein MRKIRTAVAVLAVAALVGGLTACSGSGDSATTNLVFQQFDPAGEVKGLQTAVDNWNDSHPKIQVKMQTQSPANPQQLAREANTGSGPDVVQLANANVAFLAKPKILKPLDGLIKKAPMAHGTDDLLAKDMVKFDGKMWALPWTADTMALVYRPSSLKAAGISSPPTTWDELASDAAKISRHSNGKTAGFCFGATGSASATQWFAINYYIWKNGHSLVKKGAGDAWTTGIDKPQLTSAINYFNGLFKSGATPKSFQSVESYTDPAIANGLANGSCAMTYAPPQTFRTLEKTADATVTTAPMPGGLTDGATHLGGRSLGINRNTEHPAEAWKFIKYLASKKTFKTYEQYPAAKSTLKSLDVPKNQQGFIKQLPHARSFARYIGSDMSVASMQQLINQKFSAVYSGQSSSSAAAAAILANLKSGIKGKG from the coding sequence ATGCGAAAGATACGCACAGCCGTAGCAGTGCTTGCAGTGGCAGCCCTGGTGGGTGGGCTCACAGCCTGCTCGGGCAGCGGTGATTCAGCAACAACGAACCTCGTATTCCAACAGTTCGACCCAGCCGGCGAAGTCAAAGGACTTCAGACCGCTGTGGACAATTGGAACGATTCCCACCCGAAGATCCAAGTCAAGATGCAAACGCAGAGCCCGGCCAATCCGCAGCAGCTGGCACGCGAAGCAAATACGGGGTCGGGGCCGGACGTCGTCCAGCTCGCGAACGCCAACGTCGCGTTCCTCGCCAAGCCGAAGATCCTCAAGCCGCTCGATGGGCTGATCAAGAAGGCGCCAATGGCGCACGGCACAGACGACCTGCTCGCCAAGGACATGGTCAAGTTCGACGGCAAAATGTGGGCCTTGCCGTGGACCGCTGACACGATGGCGCTCGTCTATCGGCCGTCCTCGCTGAAAGCAGCGGGCATCTCATCTCCGCCGACCACATGGGACGAACTCGCCAGCGACGCGGCGAAGATCAGTCGCCATTCCAATGGCAAGACCGCGGGCTTCTGCTTCGGCGCTACGGGATCGGCCTCAGCAACGCAGTGGTTCGCGATCAACTACTACATTTGGAAAAACGGTCATTCCCTCGTGAAAAAGGGCGCGGGCGACGCGTGGACGACGGGGATCGATAAGCCCCAGCTGACGTCGGCGATCAACTACTTCAACGGCTTGTTCAAGTCCGGCGCGACGCCGAAATCGTTCCAGTCGGTTGAAAGTTACACGGACCCCGCGATCGCGAACGGCTTGGCCAATGGGTCGTGTGCGATGACCTACGCGCCGCCGCAGACGTTCCGGACGCTCGAGAAGACGGCGGACGCCACGGTAACGACGGCACCAATGCCCGGCGGACTCACGGACGGAGCGACGCACCTCGGCGGGCGGTCGCTTGGCATCAACCGCAACACTGAGCATCCGGCCGAGGCATGGAAGTTCATCAAATACCTGGCAAGCAAGAAGACATTCAAGACGTACGAGCAATACCCCGCGGCGAAGTCGACGTTGAAGAGCCTCGACGTGCCCAAGAACCAGCAGGGATTCATCAAGCAGCTGCCACACGCCCGTTCGTTCGCCCGATACATCGGATCGGACATGTCGGTCGCGTCGATGCAACAACTGATCAACCAAAAATTCTCCGCCGTCTACTCTGGTCAGTCGAGTAGTTCTGCAGCAGCAGCCGCGATCTTGGCGAACCTGAAGTCGGGAATCAAGGGTAAAGGATGA
- a CDS encoding LysR family transcriptional regulator produces MLVAEEAMTLTQLQAFLSTLDEGTFTAASRTLRTSQASVSELVARLEAELGTRLFVRGGRRLVATEAANELRQHARQALTAMSNGVDAVHALNALESGTCTFGVPRNAAYYGLSDLAERFHQSYPGVRVRLLGVNSALVAHSIAEGEFEAGLVVLPTDDQRLDIKPLARDEVLYASATRDPGNGPITMEEAAASVLVLYDAYTGWDDPTRKQLLNRAALRGLTLDPHLEVEHVETAMLIAASGQADTIVNSAIERSGAIPESMNTVPFAEPLYDTLALVSRKGESLSPAARRMAELAVRRVRQTGGTLDEP; encoded by the coding sequence GTGTTGGTCGCGGAGGAAGCGATGACTTTAACCCAGTTGCAGGCGTTCTTGTCGACCCTCGACGAGGGCACATTCACTGCTGCGTCGAGGACCTTGCGTACTTCTCAAGCGTCCGTATCTGAACTGGTCGCCCGGTTGGAAGCGGAACTCGGAACACGACTTTTCGTTCGCGGCGGCCGGCGATTAGTCGCCACGGAGGCCGCCAACGAACTTCGTCAACATGCGCGCCAGGCACTGACCGCCATGAGCAACGGAGTCGACGCCGTGCATGCATTAAATGCACTCGAGTCAGGAACATGCACGTTCGGTGTGCCACGTAACGCGGCATACTACGGGTTGTCGGACCTTGCAGAACGCTTCCATCAAAGCTACCCCGGCGTGCGCGTTCGACTGCTCGGCGTGAACTCAGCACTAGTCGCCCACTCGATTGCCGAAGGGGAATTCGAGGCCGGGTTGGTCGTTCTTCCTACTGACGATCAGCGCTTGGACATCAAGCCGCTTGCCAGAGACGAAGTCTTATACGCATCGGCCACGCGAGATCCGGGAAACGGACCGATCACGATGGAGGAGGCCGCGGCTTCCGTCCTGGTGCTCTACGACGCGTATACAGGGTGGGACGACCCCACTCGCAAGCAGTTGCTGAACCGCGCTGCGCTCCGCGGGCTCACGCTGGACCCGCACCTCGAAGTCGAGCACGTTGAAACAGCCATGCTGATTGCCGCTAGCGGACAAGCGGACACGATTGTCAACTCCGCGATCGAGCGTTCAGGCGCGATTCCGGAAAGCATGAACACGGTGCCATTCGCTGAACCTCTTTACGACACGCTCGCTCTCGTTTCACGCAAAGGAGAGAGCCTTTCCCCGGCAGCTCGCCGCATGGCCGAGCTCGCTGTACGAAGAGTACGCCAGACCGGAGGCACCTTAGATGAGCCGTGA
- the hisD gene encoding histidinol dehydrogenase — MRIQDSDMHRITGRFTTLKDYAEKYARDGGSSSVVETVTTMLDDIEANGIEAVRRYAKSLDKWESPDFEVSGEQLAHAGDALDTTLREAMRASAERTRAFARAQREHLNDLDFELLPGLQVGHRYVPVASVGAYLPAGQFPILSSAFMSINVAKVAGVSNTIACTPPASDGSANPAVLYAAYLAGADHVFVLGGVQALAGMAYGLLGQPPASMMVGAGNAFVTEAKRQLFGKVGIDLLAGPSEIAVIADDSADPAWVAADLLGQAEHGVQSPASLVTTSQAFGEAVIENIDKQLHTLTTAHIAGPAWRDFGTVYVADGNEAAVELMNLLAPEHLELQTEDDNWFYERLTNYGSIFIGPWSTVAFSDKGQSGTNHTLPTGRGAASSAGLSVARFLKPLTFQRATQQSIAALAPNTAAIAHYEGMAAHQATADIRAMAADVRSNE; from the coding sequence ATGCGAATTCAAGACAGCGATATGCACCGGATAACCGGCAGGTTTACGACGTTGAAGGACTACGCTGAGAAATACGCTCGGGATGGCGGCTCATCGAGCGTCGTTGAAACGGTCACGACGATGTTAGACGACATCGAAGCCAACGGGATCGAAGCTGTGCGGCGCTACGCCAAGTCTCTCGACAAGTGGGAATCACCAGATTTTGAGGTTTCGGGAGAACAGCTGGCGCACGCTGGCGACGCCTTGGACACGACGTTGCGTGAGGCGATGCGAGCTAGCGCCGAGCGGACCAGGGCGTTCGCCCGAGCGCAGCGTGAGCATTTGAACGACCTCGATTTTGAATTGTTGCCTGGGCTCCAGGTCGGTCATCGTTATGTTCCCGTCGCAAGTGTGGGCGCGTATCTCCCAGCCGGTCAGTTTCCGATCCTTTCAAGTGCATTCATGTCAATCAATGTGGCAAAGGTTGCTGGCGTCTCGAATACGATCGCCTGCACGCCTCCAGCGAGTGATGGAAGCGCCAATCCGGCCGTTTTGTACGCAGCGTACCTTGCCGGTGCCGATCATGTATTCGTCCTCGGTGGAGTCCAAGCGCTGGCAGGAATGGCCTACGGTCTCCTTGGTCAACCACCCGCGTCGATGATGGTGGGCGCGGGGAACGCGTTCGTCACTGAAGCAAAGCGACAGCTCTTCGGAAAGGTGGGCATTGACCTGCTTGCCGGGCCGTCTGAAATCGCCGTGATCGCCGACGACAGTGCCGATCCGGCATGGGTCGCAGCAGATTTGCTCGGGCAAGCCGAGCATGGGGTGCAGTCCCCAGCCTCGCTTGTGACAACTTCACAAGCGTTTGGGGAAGCGGTCATCGAAAATATCGACAAGCAGCTGCACACGCTGACGACAGCTCACATCGCTGGTCCCGCGTGGCGGGACTTCGGTACCGTCTACGTAGCCGACGGTAACGAGGCGGCCGTCGAACTGATGAACTTGTTGGCTCCTGAACATCTCGAGCTACAAACAGAGGATGACAATTGGTTCTACGAGCGTCTGACCAACTATGGATCAATTTTTATCGGGCCATGGTCGACGGTGGCGTTTTCTGACAAGGGCCAGTCGGGTACGAATCACACGCTACCGACTGGCCGCGGTGCGGCCTCATCGGCCGGCCTTTCTGTCGCGCGTTTCCTGAAGCCTTTGACTTTTCAACGAGCAACGCAACAATCGATCGCCGCACTGGCTCCGAACACGGCTGCCATCGCGCACTACGAAGGCATGGCTGCTCATCAGGCAACGGCCGACATTCGGGCAATGGCCGCAGACGTCCGATCGAATGAGTAG
- a CDS encoding carbohydrate ABC transporter permease → MVYNIILSLQKLSPYQSPGDAIWVGLSNFTEIFTNGETASSAWNTAFWLTALTVAIRLVVGMAIALLLQSRVLARWKLRGVCRTAVLIPWMVPPVVAVACWKWILDANTGVLNQVLVSLGLVPRGVPFLADTSTVWWSIVAIVVWRELPFVVIVLMAGLQSIPQEQYEAAALDSAGPWKSFLHVTVPSLRPVITVVVIMTVIQTFNNFVYVWLTTGGGPGTYTQVLATQLYSAAFVKNDLGHGAAIGIVMSAIMAIFALVYFRVANRDEVRDV, encoded by the coding sequence ATGGTGTACAACATCATCCTCTCGCTGCAAAAGCTCAGCCCGTACCAATCTCCCGGGGACGCTATCTGGGTGGGGCTGTCGAATTTCACAGAGATATTCACCAACGGTGAGACGGCGTCGTCCGCCTGGAACACGGCGTTCTGGCTGACCGCGTTGACCGTCGCCATCCGCCTCGTAGTCGGCATGGCGATAGCGCTTTTGCTGCAAAGCAGAGTGCTTGCACGGTGGAAGCTCCGCGGAGTGTGCCGCACGGCGGTCCTCATCCCGTGGATGGTACCGCCGGTAGTGGCCGTCGCGTGCTGGAAGTGGATCCTCGACGCCAACACCGGCGTGTTGAACCAGGTGCTCGTCTCCCTCGGCTTGGTGCCACGGGGAGTCCCATTTCTCGCGGACACCTCCACAGTGTGGTGGTCGATCGTTGCCATCGTCGTGTGGCGCGAACTTCCGTTCGTCGTCATCGTGTTGATGGCGGGTCTTCAGTCCATACCGCAAGAACAATACGAGGCGGCCGCGCTGGACTCCGCCGGGCCGTGGAAATCGTTCCTGCACGTCACGGTTCCGAGTTTGCGGCCGGTCATCACCGTCGTCGTCATCATGACCGTGATCCAAACATTCAACAATTTCGTCTACGTCTGGCTGACGACCGGTGGGGGACCGGGCACCTACACGCAGGTGCTCGCCACACAGCTTTATTCCGCCGCATTCGTCAAGAACGACCTCGGACATGGGGCGGCAATCGGCATCGTGATGTCCGCCATCATGGCGATATTCGCTCTGGTCTACTTCCGCGTTGCCAACCGCGATGAGGTGCGTGACGTATGA
- a CDS encoding AMP-binding protein gives MTSEVCPVTTVDVLQRAAFIAPDVEAVVCGDERVTYAELGRRVAVIARALCSSGVEPRDHVAVCAGNGPRWVELFYAISSIGAVVVPVNTRFKADEVRYTLEQSKSRFLVTEPRVLSSDFASMLRDICPEIGTALPGPALPDLEQVVFTCDDDVPDGATGWTEFLKAADEVDASGGYTASPDDVALIQYTSGTTSRPKGVLLTHRSMCMDAYFSGTRMGLRLADRFHSVRPFFHVAGSTLSVLTSGQCVNTLVTMPRFEPGPALEIMERERCTHFSGNDTIALMLLNHPDRASRNLSLRGGWVAAAPAVIRRVIDDLGATEVVVGYGLSEAAPNVAQSSWHEDRELRISAAMLPEPGVEVRIWSLVGAGECGVGERGEIQVRGWSVMQGYFNQPEQTAKAFTEDGWLKTGDIGVMDDTRRITFVGRTKDLIRVGGENVAPAEIENMLHRHPLVKQAVVVGVPDARLGETPFAFVILNEGASAIESELEQWMKDRIAGFKLPRYFRIVDGFEDIGMTASSKIQKNKLREHASSLLEGAK, from the coding sequence GTGACCAGTGAAGTATGCCCGGTGACGACGGTGGACGTGCTGCAGCGAGCGGCGTTCATTGCTCCCGACGTGGAAGCTGTCGTGTGCGGGGACGAGCGAGTGACCTACGCGGAATTGGGCCGCCGAGTCGCGGTGATCGCGCGAGCGCTTTGCAGTAGCGGCGTCGAGCCACGCGATCACGTGGCGGTGTGCGCCGGTAACGGTCCGCGTTGGGTCGAGCTATTTTATGCGATCAGCTCGATCGGCGCCGTCGTCGTTCCAGTCAACACGAGGTTCAAGGCCGACGAGGTCCGTTACACGCTCGAACAGTCGAAGTCCCGATTCCTTGTCACGGAGCCACGGGTGCTGAGCTCCGATTTCGCGAGCATGCTCCGCGACATCTGCCCGGAGATCGGTACGGCATTGCCGGGGCCGGCGCTTCCGGACCTTGAACAGGTGGTTTTCACTTGCGACGACGACGTTCCGGACGGCGCGACCGGCTGGACCGAGTTTCTCAAGGCCGCGGACGAGGTCGACGCTTCCGGCGGGTACACGGCCAGCCCCGACGACGTGGCATTGATCCAGTACACGTCGGGGACGACGTCGCGACCCAAAGGCGTGCTGTTGACGCATCGAAGCATGTGCATGGACGCGTATTTCTCCGGCACTCGCATGGGCCTTCGGCTGGCGGATCGATTCCATTCCGTTCGCCCGTTCTTTCACGTGGCGGGGAGCACGTTGTCCGTGCTGACGAGCGGCCAATGCGTGAACACGCTCGTCACGATGCCGCGATTCGAGCCGGGCCCGGCGTTGGAAATCATGGAGCGCGAACGGTGCACGCACTTTTCCGGCAACGACACGATCGCGCTGATGCTGCTCAATCACCCGGATCGTGCCAGCCGGAACCTGAGCCTGCGGGGCGGTTGGGTGGCCGCCGCGCCGGCGGTGATCCGCAGGGTGATTGATGACCTGGGAGCCACCGAAGTCGTCGTCGGATACGGGTTGTCGGAGGCCGCGCCGAACGTCGCGCAGTCGTCGTGGCACGAAGACCGGGAATTGCGGATTTCCGCGGCCATGCTGCCCGAACCCGGCGTCGAAGTCCGAATCTGGAGCCTCGTCGGCGCCGGCGAATGCGGTGTGGGTGAACGCGGCGAGATCCAGGTGCGCGGCTGGAGCGTCATGCAAGGCTACTTCAACCAGCCAGAGCAGACCGCGAAGGCATTTACAGAAGACGGGTGGCTGAAAACCGGCGACATCGGCGTCATGGATGACACCCGGCGGATCACGTTCGTTGGACGGACGAAGGACCTCATCCGGGTCGGCGGCGAGAACGTCGCACCGGCCGAAATCGAGAACATGTTGCATCGCCATCCGTTGGTGAAACAAGCGGTGGTCGTCGGCGTGCCGGATGCACGGTTGGGCGAAACCCCGTTCGCGTTCGTCATCCTCAACGAGGGGGCGTCGGCCATCGAGTCCGAATTGGAACAGTGGATGAAGGATCGGATCGCGGGGTTTAAATTGCCCCGGTATTTCCGGATCGTCGATGGATTTGAGGATATCGGCATGACCGCGAGTTCGAAGATTCAGAAGAACAAGCTGCGCGAGCACGCGTCGTCACTGTTGGAAGGCGCGAAGTGA
- a CDS encoding NAD(P)H-dependent flavin oxidoreductase, which translates to MNDAISTRFTELVGVKYPIVQAGMSWASSCWELPVAVSNAGGLGVLAAGPMRIPDIKQTIDEIQGRTDRPWAANLPLYRKGVDEAKQVIANAAPPVLVASQGGPKAYLSEFHDVGTKCLHVVGSVTHALKAAEAGVDGLIVVGGEAGGHPPKEMVSTTVLARRIALAVPELPIIASGGFVDGAGLVAALAVGASAAQFGTRFLASTEASVHPAYKQMVLDADVDDTRTVGRDLGVIRAIANDFTAEMEELEVGGASKDARKLRFGSSVLRQAAADGDVAQGKVEAGQSAGLIGSVEDAATIVSSIVSEYRAVVDGLPG; encoded by the coding sequence GTGAACGACGCAATTAGCACGCGATTTACCGAGTTGGTCGGGGTGAAATACCCGATCGTGCAAGCGGGAATGTCCTGGGCATCGTCATGCTGGGAACTCCCGGTTGCGGTGAGCAACGCGGGCGGACTTGGCGTTCTGGCGGCCGGGCCGATGCGGATCCCCGACATCAAACAGACGATCGATGAGATTCAAGGACGGACGGATCGGCCGTGGGCTGCGAATCTGCCGTTGTACCGCAAGGGGGTCGATGAGGCGAAGCAGGTTATCGCCAACGCGGCGCCGCCCGTGCTGGTGGCTTCGCAAGGCGGCCCCAAGGCGTACTTGAGCGAATTCCACGATGTCGGCACCAAGTGCTTGCACGTCGTGGGGAGCGTGACGCATGCGCTGAAGGCCGCGGAAGCCGGAGTTGACGGTTTGATAGTTGTTGGTGGCGAGGCCGGAGGGCACCCGCCTAAGGAGATGGTGTCGACGACGGTGCTGGCGCGGCGGATCGCGCTGGCGGTTCCGGAGCTGCCGATCATCGCGTCGGGCGGTTTCGTTGACGGCGCCGGGTTGGTCGCGGCGCTGGCCGTGGGAGCAAGCGCGGCTCAGTTCGGCACGCGCTTCTTGGCATCGACCGAGGCATCGGTGCACCCGGCGTACAAGCAGATGGTGCTGGACGCGGACGTCGACGACACGAGGACGGTGGGCCGTGACCTCGGCGTCATCCGCGCCATCGCCAATGATTTCACTGCCGAGATGGAAGAGCTCGAGGTCGGCGGGGCATCGAAAGACGCGCGCAAGCTGCGATTCGGTTCATCGGTGTTACGTCAGGCCGCGGCCGACGGCGATGTTGCGCAGGGGAAAGTCGAGGCGGGCCAGTCGGCCGGTCTGATCGGGTCTGTCGAGGATGCTGCAACAATCGTGAGCTCGATCGTTTCAGAGTACCGCGCCGTGGTCGACGGTTTGCCCGGTTGA
- a CDS encoding ROK family transcriptional regulator, whose amino-acid sequence MKLRNRGSNLPRVSDYNQVLIVDLIRRQPGISRVELTDQTGLAGQTVTNICRRLTAEGLIRESGRVTGDLGKRRTVYEIIPNSKCAIGLHIDPARTVLALVDLGGCIVDRLSLVNPMTNDPADVIDALVEHVRTLIERNNVSSTSLSGLGVAAPGPIGMAAGALIGPPNLRGWTIVRLRDELSARLNIPVVLEKDTVAAITGEVWADSDASNNFGFIYLGTGAGVGVVLGGEIMHGSSGNLGNFGHLTGDPDGPRCYCGDRGCLAVTAMPLDLVKQAERDGLIDSVDHDDAAEVEKAVAELCRRADDGHEGARIIVERAARGFARAAANLINTLDLDTVVFGGPNWQSFAPIFMRVVPPIVEKLHIFSDVHGVEIRGTTLGEDVGPIGAASLVLANAVSARPSHLFLPA is encoded by the coding sequence GTGAAGTTGAGAAACCGGGGATCGAATCTGCCGCGCGTCAGCGACTACAACCAGGTACTGATCGTCGATCTCATCCGCCGACAACCGGGCATTAGCCGGGTCGAACTCACCGATCAGACAGGTCTGGCTGGCCAGACCGTCACGAACATTTGCCGACGTCTCACGGCGGAAGGCCTCATCCGCGAATCCGGACGCGTGACGGGGGACCTCGGCAAGCGCAGGACCGTGTACGAGATCATCCCGAACAGCAAGTGCGCCATCGGTCTGCACATCGATCCGGCGCGCACCGTTCTCGCGCTTGTCGATCTCGGTGGGTGCATCGTCGATCGACTCTCCCTTGTCAATCCGATGACCAATGATCCCGCCGATGTCATCGACGCGCTCGTCGAGCACGTCCGCACGCTGATCGAACGCAACAACGTGTCATCGACCAGCCTGAGCGGGCTCGGGGTTGCCGCACCAGGGCCAATTGGGATGGCTGCCGGAGCTCTCATCGGACCGCCGAACCTCCGCGGATGGACGATAGTCCGGCTTCGCGACGAGCTGAGCGCACGGCTGAACATTCCTGTCGTTCTGGAAAAGGACACCGTCGCCGCCATCACTGGAGAGGTGTGGGCAGATTCCGACGCGTCGAACAATTTTGGATTCATTTATCTCGGTACGGGCGCCGGGGTCGGCGTCGTACTCGGCGGCGAGATCATGCACGGATCATCGGGAAATCTCGGCAACTTCGGACACCTGACCGGCGATCCGGACGGACCGCGCTGCTACTGCGGCGACCGTGGGTGTCTCGCCGTGACGGCGATGCCCCTCGATCTCGTCAAACAAGCTGAACGCGACGGTCTCATTGATTCCGTCGACCACGACGACGCTGCCGAGGTCGAGAAAGCGGTAGCGGAATTATGTCGTCGTGCGGATGATGGCCACGAGGGAGCGCGCATAATCGTCGAGCGGGCCGCTCGCGGCTTCGCACGGGCCGCCGCCAACCTCATTAACACACTCGATCTCGACACGGTCGTGTTCGGAGGGCCGAACTGGCAATCCTTTGCACCGATCTTCATGCGCGTGGTGCCGCCCATCGTGGAAAAGCTCCACATTTTCAGTGACGTCCACGGTGTCGAAATTCGCGGTACGACGCTGGGCGAAGACGTGGGCCCTATCGGAGCAGCTTCGCTGGTCCTCGCAAATGCCGTTTCCGCGCGCCCGTCACACCTGTTTTTGCCGGCGTGA
- a CDS encoding enoyl-CoA hydratase/isomerase family protein: MTTDTRSDVTADLHSEVTAEISDGVAVVTLNRPSARNALNLPMCLALTDTFRTLNADDGVKAVVVQGAGPSFCAGADLKERKGRDAAWVRGRRQASFEAYRTIESCRKPVLTLVHGSVVGSGGEIAMAGDFVYAASNTVFKFPEVHWGTVGATQRLQRVIGKRKAKELLLTNGTLSAGEALAFGLVLRVIDPDELETVGIETARTMAAAPPLSVELTKQAIDLGAELTLEQGIRVEMNAIERNLADPGWKDGVDRFAAAHESRQESDHQ; this comes from the coding sequence ATGACGACCGACACGCGCAGTGATGTCACGGCAGATTTGCACAGTGAAGTCACGGCGGAGATCTCGGACGGCGTCGCGGTCGTCACGTTGAACCGGCCGAGTGCCCGGAACGCGCTGAACCTTCCGATGTGCTTGGCGTTGACGGACACATTCCGCACATTGAACGCCGATGACGGCGTCAAGGCGGTAGTCGTCCAAGGCGCCGGCCCGTCGTTTTGCGCCGGGGCTGACCTGAAAGAACGCAAGGGCCGGGACGCCGCGTGGGTGCGGGGTCGCCGACAGGCCTCGTTCGAGGCGTACCGGACGATTGAGAGCTGCCGCAAGCCGGTGCTGACCTTGGTACACGGGAGCGTTGTCGGGTCGGGCGGCGAAATAGCGATGGCCGGTGACTTCGTGTACGCCGCGAGCAACACGGTCTTCAAATTTCCCGAGGTGCACTGGGGGACCGTCGGCGCCACGCAACGGCTGCAACGCGTCATCGGCAAACGGAAGGCCAAAGAACTACTGTTGACCAACGGCACGTTATCGGCCGGTGAAGCGCTCGCCTTCGGACTCGTCCTGCGCGTCATCGACCCCGACGAGCTGGAGACGGTGGGGATCGAAACGGCTCGCACGATGGCAGCCGCGCCGCCGCTGTCGGTCGAATTGACGAAACAAGCCATCGACCTGGGCGCCGAACTGACATTGGAACAAGGCATCCGGGTAGAGATGAACGCAATCGAACGCAATCTGGCCGATCCCGGCTGGAAGGACGGCGTCGACCGGTTCGCCGCCGCTCACGAGTCACGGCAGGAGAGCGACCACCAGTGA
- a CDS encoding MFS transporter, translating into MKGNTRDQPAELRRRPLARVVLASSIGTFIEYYDYAVFGAVAPIIASLFFPSSDPTAGLLATFAVFGLAFVLRPVGAFIFGPMGDRLGRKKTLIIVIICMGLGTFIIGFLPTYSQAGIFAPILLVAARLVQGLSAGGELSGASIYVAESAPQNRRGLMTSWLQVANTVAFLPGLAIVAILESVLSDSAMDSWGWRIPFLVAGPLAFIGQYMRRRLEESPVFENIVAAGSRTRAPLKSTFTNTATYKDLTFIVFYGAATFVGFYFILTYLPTFVSTTLNYNSNFGILVVGAFCVGSVVAIPVAGLLSDIVGRKPVSLASCIGFFVLAYPAILLLKPGNVVLAVVAGLLLAIPTSGFQAVLLVTSLERFSSPIRYTGYGVGYALLSAIFGGTTPYVTESLTSASGNYLMPAYILMTAALISLVPTIFMRETAHRRLVDI; encoded by the coding sequence ATGAAGGGTAATACTCGAGACCAGCCAGCCGAGCTACGACGTCGCCCGCTTGCACGGGTAGTACTCGCGTCGTCTATCGGCACATTCATCGAATATTATGATTATGCGGTCTTCGGTGCGGTGGCACCGATCATTGCGTCGCTGTTCTTTCCCTCTAGCGATCCCACGGCGGGATTACTCGCAACCTTTGCAGTGTTCGGGCTAGCATTTGTCCTTCGCCCGGTCGGAGCATTCATATTCGGTCCGATGGGTGATCGCTTAGGTCGAAAAAAAACGCTGATCATTGTCATAATATGTATGGGGCTAGGCACGTTCATTATTGGTTTCTTGCCGACGTATTCTCAGGCCGGTATATTTGCGCCGATTTTGCTTGTCGCCGCGAGACTTGTGCAAGGACTTTCAGCAGGCGGTGAGCTGTCCGGAGCCTCTATCTACGTGGCCGAGAGCGCGCCGCAGAACCGCCGTGGTCTGATGACGAGTTGGTTACAAGTGGCGAATACCGTTGCTTTCCTTCCCGGCTTGGCAATCGTCGCGATTCTCGAGAGTGTGCTCTCTGACTCTGCGATGGACAGTTGGGGTTGGCGAATCCCGTTTCTCGTGGCGGGCCCGTTGGCATTCATCGGCCAATACATGCGCCGACGATTGGAGGAGTCGCCTGTATTTGAGAATATTGTTGCCGCCGGGTCGCGAACTCGGGCACCGCTAAAAAGCACGTTTACAAATACTGCAACTTATAAAGATCTAACATTTATCGTATTCTATGGCGCGGCGACGTTTGTTGGATTCTATTTTATCCTGACATATTTGCCTACATTTGTGAGCACCACGCTTAATTACAATTCGAATTTCGGCATCCTTGTCGTTGGGGCGTTTTGTGTCGGTAGCGTGGTCGCGATTCCTGTGGCCGGCTTGCTTTCGGACATAGTCGGCAGGAAACCCGTTTCGCTTGCGTCGTGTATAGGGTTTTTCGTACTTGCCTACCCTGCCATCTTGTTGCTCAAGCCCGGAAACGTTGTTCTTGCTGTCGTTGCAGGATTGTTGCTCGCTATCCCGACCTCGGGCTTCCAAGCGGTTTTGTTGGTCACGTCGCTCGAGCGATTCTCGTCGCCCATCCGGTACACGGGGTACGGGGTGGGGTATGCATTGCTGTCCGCGATTTTCGGCGGAACCACGCCATACGTCACTGAATCGCTTACGTCGGCGTCTGGGAATTACCTCATGCCAGCTTATATCTTGATGACCGCAGCGCTTATATCACTGGTTCCGACGATCTTCATGCGGGAGACGGCTCACAGACGGCTGGTGGATATATAG